A portion of the Malania oleifera isolate guangnan ecotype guangnan chromosome 3, ASM2987363v1, whole genome shotgun sequence genome contains these proteins:
- the LOC131152347 gene encoding uncharacterized protein LOC131152347, with product MNLRTAEGHDSAAAAEIHLPADVDWHMLDKSRFFFLGAALFSGVSAVLYPAVVLKTRQQVSQVQISCIKTAFSVMRYEGLRGFYRGFGTSLMGTIPARALYMGALEITKCRVGDATIRLGFSETTAAAIANAAAGLSSAMAAQLVWTPIDVVSQRLMVQGNGNKSIVSNVDSYRYRGGIDAFRRIVRTDGPRGLYRGFGISILTYAPSNAVWWASYSVAHKFIWGGVGSRFAGKKDDGVGGVLRAESAAAVAVQGVSAAVASGVCALITTPLDTIKTRMQVLGGEGKGRRAATAVETVRDLVKEGGLGACYRGLGPRWASMSMSAATMITTYEFLKRLSTKNIHGFS from the coding sequence ATGAATTTGAGAACAGCGGAGGGTCATGATTCAGCGGCGGCGGCGGAAATCCATCTCCCCGCCGATGTGGACTGGCACATGCTCGACAAGTCCAGGTTCTTCTTTCTCGGCGCGGCACTATTTTCCGGCGTCTCCGCCGTGCTCTACCCCGCCGTCGTTTTAAAAACCCGGCAACAAGTATCCCAAGTTCAAATCTCCTGCATTAAAACCGCATTCTCTGTGATGCGATACGAAGGGCTAAGGGGGTTTTACAGAGGCTTCGGGACATCTCTAATGGGTACGATCCCGGCTCGAGCCCTTTACATGGGAGCTCTCGAAATCACCAAATGCAGGGTTGGCGACGCCACAATCAGGCTCGGGTTCTCGGAGACTACGGCGGCGGCAATAGCCAACGCCGCCGCGGGATTAAGCTCTGCCATGGCGGCGCAGCTCGTGTGGACCCCCATCGACGTCGTGAGCCAGAGGCTGATGGTTCAAGGCAATGGCAACAAATCCATCGTCTCTAATGTCGATTCTTACAGGTACCGAGGAGGGATCGACGCCTTCAGAAGAATTGTCCGCACCGATGGTCCGAGAGGCCTGTACAGAGGATTTGGGATTTCAATCTTGACATACGCTCCTTCGAACGCGGTTTGGTGGGCTTCGTACTCCGTGGCGCACAAATTCATATGGGGCGGCGTCGGCAGTCGCTTCGCCGGGAAGAAAGACGACGGTGTTGGCGGGGTTTTGAGGGCGGAGTCGGCGGCGGCGGTGGCGGTGCAGGGGGTGAGCGCGGCAGTGGCGAGTGGGGTGTGTGCGCTGATAACGACGCCGCTGGACACGATAAAGACGAGGATGCAGGTGTTGGGGGGGGAGGGGAAGGGGCGGAGGGCGGCGACGGCGGTGGAGACGGTGAGGGATCTGGTGAAGGAAGGAGGATTGGGAGCTTGTTACAGAGGGTTGGGGCCGAGGTGGGCTTCCATGTCCATGTCTGCGGCGACCATGATCACAACCTATGAGTTTCTGAAACGGCTGTCCACGAAGAACATCCATGGATTTAGCTAG